A genomic region of Ensifer adhaerens contains the following coding sequences:
- a CDS encoding sarcosine oxidase subunit delta gives MLLIYCPYCEEERSELEFRGAGDAHIARPENIADITDEQFEEYFFLRQNPKGLIFERWRHIHGCGRFFNAARDTVSDRFYTTYKAGEPKPDIATILQSEQDKNGQDKGAAK, from the coding sequence ATGCTTCTGATCTACTGCCCCTATTGCGAGGAAGAGCGTTCCGAGCTCGAGTTCCGCGGTGCCGGCGACGCCCATATCGCCCGCCCGGAAAACATCGCCGACATCACCGACGAACAGTTTGAGGAATATTTCTTCCTGCGTCAGAACCCCAAGGGTCTGATCTTCGAACGCTGGCGCCACATCCATGGCTGCGGCCGATTCTTCAACGCCGCCCGCGATACGGTCAGCGACCGTTTCTACACCACCTACAAGGCTGGCGAACCGAAGCCTGACATCGCCACCATTCTTCAAAGCGAGCAGGACAAGAACGGCCAGGATAAGGGAGCCGCGAAATGA
- a CDS encoding sarcosine oxidase subunit beta family protein, with product MRKYSVFAVAREALRGHKGWGPHWASPEPRKEYDVIIIGGGGHGLGAAYYLAKEHGITNVAVLEKGWIGGGNTGRNTTIIRSNYLYEESMDIYEHSLKLWENLSQDLNYNVMYSPRGVMMLSHNIHDQQSFKRHINANRLYGIDNEWLTPEQAKAYCPPLDIAKTARYPINGAALQRRGGTARHDAVAWGYARAASDRGVHIIQNCEVTGIRRDETGRVVGVDTNRGYIGAKKVGISAAGHTSVLMQMADVRVPLQSQPLQALVSEPLKPIFPCVVMSNSVHAYISQSDKGEFVIGAGTDQYNSYSQTGGLQIITHTLDAICELFPMFRRVKMMRQWGGIVDVTQDRSPIQGVTPVPGLFLNAGWGTGGFKATPGSANLFAHLIAKGEPHRLAAGLTLERFRTGRLIDEAAAAAVAH from the coding sequence ATGCGCAAATATTCAGTTTTCGCCGTGGCGCGCGAGGCGTTGCGCGGCCACAAGGGGTGGGGCCCGCATTGGGCTTCGCCGGAGCCGCGCAAGGAATACGACGTGATCATCATCGGCGGCGGCGGCCACGGCCTCGGCGCTGCCTACTATCTCGCCAAGGAACACGGCATCACCAATGTCGCGGTGCTGGAAAAGGGATGGATCGGGGGCGGCAATACCGGCCGCAACACGACGATCATCCGGTCCAACTATCTCTACGAAGAGAGCATGGACATCTACGAGCATTCGCTGAAGCTTTGGGAAAACCTGTCGCAGGACCTGAACTACAATGTCATGTATTCGCCGCGCGGCGTCATGATGTTGTCGCACAACATCCACGACCAGCAGTCGTTCAAGCGCCACATCAATGCCAACCGCCTCTATGGCATCGACAACGAGTGGCTGACGCCGGAGCAGGCCAAAGCCTATTGCCCGCCGCTCGATATCGCCAAGACGGCGCGCTACCCGATCAACGGCGCGGCACTCCAGCGCCGTGGCGGCACGGCGCGCCACGATGCGGTTGCCTGGGGCTATGCGCGTGCCGCCTCCGACCGAGGCGTGCACATCATCCAGAACTGCGAAGTGACCGGCATTCGCCGCGACGAAACCGGCCGGGTCGTCGGTGTCGACACCAACCGCGGCTATATCGGCGCCAAGAAGGTCGGCATCTCCGCCGCCGGCCATACTTCGGTGCTGATGCAGATGGCCGATGTGCGCGTGCCGCTGCAGAGCCAGCCGCTGCAGGCGCTGGTCTCCGAACCGCTGAAGCCGATCTTCCCCTGCGTGGTCATGTCGAACTCGGTGCATGCTTATATCTCGCAGTCCGACAAGGGCGAGTTCGTCATCGGCGCCGGCACCGACCAGTACAATTCCTATTCGCAGACGGGCGGCCTGCAGATCATCACCCATACGCTCGATGCGATCTGCGAACTCTTCCCGATGTTCCGCCGCGTGAAGATGATGCGGCAGTGGGGCGGCATCGTCGACGTCACCCAGGACCGCTCACCGATCCAGGGTGTCACGCCGGTACCCGGCCTGTTCCTGAACGCCGGTTGGGGTACGGGCGGCTTCAAGGCGACGCCGGGTTCGGCGAACCTCTTCGCCCATCTGATCGCCAAGGGCGAGCCGCACCGTCTGGCCGCAGGGCTGACGCTGGAGCGCTTCCGCACCGGCCGGCTCATCGACGAAGCGGCTGCCGCCGCCGTTGCGCACTGA
- the rpsU gene encoding 30S ribosomal protein S21 codes for MQVLVRDNNVDQALRALKKKMQREGIFREMKMRDYYEKPSQKRAREKAEAVRRVRKLARKRAQREGLLAR; via the coding sequence GTGCAGGTACTTGTCCGCGATAACAATGTCGATCAGGCGCTCCGCGCTCTCAAGAAGAAGATGCAGCGCGAAGGCATTTTCCGCGAAATGAAGATGCGCGACTATTATGAAAAGCCGTCCCAGAAGCGCGCCCGCGAAAAGGCCGAAGCCGTTCGCCGCGTCCGCAAGCTGGCACGCAAGCGTGCACAGCGCGAAGGCCTCCTGGCCCGCTGA
- a CDS encoding tetratricopeptide repeat protein → MTLAAMTADVSGSTVHEASRRHQRKPRLAAMLLLGSALLLAGCTTDGPDSMTNKVEREQGSQENIASLSSVIASNPSDPEGYNVRGSAYGRAGEYRRAIADFDQAIQLNPRFYQAYANRALVHRNMGNTQAALADYNMALQLNGSYDVAYIGRGNLYRQAGQLDSAFNDFNKAIQLDTTDPRAYHNRGLIYQARNQHGQAIEDFSTAISLSPSSPEPYNGRGISYVAQGDDDNAFSDFNTAINLNGKVAESWANQALIYERKGDKAKASKSYSHALQLDPKYEPARAGLARVKAS, encoded by the coding sequence TTGACACTTGCTGCCATGACTGCGGACGTCTCCGGTTCTACTGTCCATGAGGCGTCTCGCCGCCACCAGCGCAAGCCAAGGCTTGCTGCCATGCTTCTCCTGGGTTCGGCCCTTCTTCTCGCAGGCTGCACGACCGACGGCCCCGACTCGATGACCAACAAGGTCGAGCGCGAACAGGGCTCGCAGGAAAACATCGCTTCGCTCTCAAGCGTGATCGCCTCGAACCCGAGCGACCCGGAAGGCTATAACGTCCGAGGTTCCGCCTATGGCCGCGCCGGCGAATATCGCCGGGCGATCGCCGATTTCGACCAGGCGATCCAGCTCAATCCGCGCTTCTACCAGGCCTATGCCAACCGGGCGCTCGTCCATCGCAACATGGGCAACACCCAGGCCGCTCTCGCCGACTACAACATGGCACTGCAGCTCAATGGCAGCTACGACGTCGCCTATATCGGCCGCGGCAACCTCTATCGCCAGGCCGGCCAGCTCGATTCCGCCTTCAACGATTTCAACAAGGCGATCCAGCTCGATACGACCGATCCCCGCGCCTACCACAATCGCGGCCTGATCTATCAGGCACGCAACCAGCACGGCCAGGCGATCGAAGATTTCTCGACGGCGATCTCGCTGTCGCCGAGCTCGCCGGAGCCCTACAACGGCCGCGGTATTTCCTACGTCGCCCAGGGCGACGACGACAACGCCTTCTCCGACTTCAACACCGCGATCAACCTCAACGGCAAGGTCGCCGAATCCTGGGCCAACCAGGCGCTGATCTACGAGCGCAAGGGCGACAAGGCCAAGGCGTCGAAGTCCTATTCGCACGCATTGCAGCTCGATCCAAAATACGAGCCGGCGCGTGCAGGCCTGGCGCGCGTCAAGGCGTCCTAA
- a CDS encoding DUF992 domain-containing protein — translation MIKRTLVTALALAALATGPAAAENYVAFGRLVCGSEGGTGMIVTSTKNLMCTFTPTNGGPKAVYAGSIRKIGIDIGKTGKSTMVWDVFAKTGTPASEFALAGEYYGVGADASLAVGGGAKVIGGGTNKAFMLQPVNVQVQEGLNVAVGVDELTLAPAG, via the coding sequence ATGATCAAACGAACCCTCGTCACTGCGCTGGCACTGGCCGCGCTTGCCACGGGCCCGGCAGCCGCCGAGAACTATGTCGCGTTCGGCCGTCTCGTCTGCGGTTCGGAAGGCGGCACCGGCATGATCGTGACCTCGACCAAGAACCTGATGTGCACCTTCACGCCAACCAATGGCGGACCGAAAGCCGTCTATGCCGGCTCCATCCGAAAGATCGGCATCGACATCGGCAAGACCGGGAAGAGCACGATGGTCTGGGATGTCTTTGCCAAGACCGGAACGCCGGCCAGCGAATTCGCCCTTGCGGGCGAATACTACGGCGTCGGCGCCGATGCGAGCCTCGCGGTCGGCGGCGGTGCCAAGGTTATCGGCGGCGGCACCAACAAGGCCTTCATGCTGCAGCCGGTCAACGTCCAGGTCCAGGAGGGGCTAAACGTCGCGGTCGGCGTCGACGAACTGACGCTGGCACCGGCCGGCTAA